From one Rosa rugosa chromosome 4, drRosRugo1.1, whole genome shotgun sequence genomic stretch:
- the LOC133706666 gene encoding uncharacterized protein LOC133706666 has translation MVEAIEMTERLEKKTNHDHVKAVEYFLKLRCRSRPEIAKVLDTFHFACTSEDINSLAHTLMLKDAMNNVIFPVMDDLIKAMSTMSRDNASIPILSRRDGNTVSPTTLGKEMANFAVRLSIQRHKLSQVKIMGKFPGAVGSSNAHYVTYPHINWPQIAEEFVTSLGVSFNPYVTEAETYDYMPKLFNAINRFNSILIDFDKDMWDYLHFGYFKQSEYINFHYSEATLGAAREALSYLISLLPRSRFLEDLTDSSIRRNMSKGLVCSALAYKSTLKNIAKIQIDEALVSEELNHSWEVLAEAVQAVIRRYGVPAETYEKLKELTTGRRVTKKSVRKFIEGLELPKDHKTILSKLTPHSYVEEDVKFAKMVDMGVKAAIRNTNISATAGPQLDVLCTGKFKDLAPYMSEYGLIYFRVLVKIKWLLLLSEIPEVTEVPRFSKSAQSYLQEIIDGFNIDDAFEVKNLEKVANDGVAAVERFTKQRCESHPEIAKVVGFFNFACTSEEVNNLAHALILKGTMDNVIFPAMDDLIHAICGIAKNTAHISILSSTHGQPVAFTTLGKEMASFAVRLSRERKEISQLELMGNLGGEVGNYSAYHVAYPGINWPQVAEQFVTSLGLSFNPYVTRIRAYDYVAELVHGVSQFNKILTDFDGDVEGYMSMGCFKQINKTSEGINIGAASGNLCSLSRKLPISTLLRNMGSRLEHSLVTYKNTLDLISRLEVVDIDCPIEDYLNLYSGALVKELETVVQRYGVPKPYEKFKELTGGRAVVTKESILDFIQRLEVPNEAKTILLKLTRCSYVGAASELARTVDIAVNS, from the exons ATGGTGGAAGCCATAGAAATGACAGAGAGGTTGGAGAAAAAAACAAACCATGATCATGTTAAAGCAGTGGAATACTTCTTGAAGCTGAGATGCAGATCAAGACCAGAGATAGCTAAG GTGCTCGATACTTTTCATTTTGCTTGCACATCAGAGGACATCAACAGTCTTGCGCATACGTTAATGTTAAAAGATGCTATGAACAATGTTATATTTCCTGTCATGGACGATCTGATCAAGGCAATGTCTACCATGTCAAGGGACAATGCTTCCATTCCAATTCTTTCTCGCAGGGACGGAAACACGGTCTCACCCACAACTTTGGGGAAGGAAATGGCCAATTTTGCTGTCAGGCTAAGCATACAGAGGCACAAACTTTCTCAAGTTAAGATAATGGGGAAGTTTCCTGGTGCTGTAGGAAGTTCCAATGCTCATTATGTTACATATCCTCATATTAATTGGCCGCAAATTGCTGAGGAATTCGTGACTTCTCTTGGAGTGAGTTTCAATCCTTATGTTACTGAGGCCGAGACTTACGACTACATGCCAAAACTTTTCAATGCTATTAACCGATTCAATAGTATATTGATCGACTTTGATAAAGATATGTGGGACTACTTACATTTTGGTTACTTCAAGCAAAGTGAGTATATAAATTTTCATTATAGTGAAGCAACTCTTGGTGCAGCTAGAGAAGCTCTTTCCTACCTGATTAGTTTGTTGCCTAGATCTCGTTTTCTGGAAGACTTGACTGATTCTAGTATTCGGAGGAACATGAGTAAAGGATTAGTATGTTCTGCTCTTGCCTACAAGAGTACACTTAAGAATATAGCAAAGATTCAGATTGATGAAGCTCTCGTGAGTGAGGAGTTGAACCACTCTTGGGAGGTACTTGCTGAAGCAGTACAAGCTGTAATTCGAAGATATGGTGTTCCTGCAGAGACCTATGAGAAGCTTAAAGAACTAACAACGGGGAGAAGGGTTACCAAAAAGAGTGTAAGAAAGTTTATTGAAGGCTTGGAATTACCTAAAGATCATAAGACCATTTTGTCAAAGCTAACCCCACATAGCTATGTTGAAGAAGATGTTAAATTCGCTAAAATGGTAGACATGGGAGTTAAAGCAGCTATAAGAAACACCAATATCAGTGCAACCGCTGGGCCACAATTGGATGTTCTGTGTACGGGTAAATTCAAGGACTTGGCTCCTTATATGAGTGAGTATGGTCTAATCTACTTCCGTGTTCTAGTTAAGATCAAATGGTTGTTACTGCTTTCAGAAATTCCTGAAGTGACAGAGGTACCTAGGTTTAGTAAATCTGCTCAATCTTATTTGCAAGAAATAATTGATGGATTTAACATCGATGATGCATTTGAAGTAAAGAACCTTGAGAAAGTGGCAAACGACGGTGTAGCTGCGGTGGAGCGGTTCACGAAACAGAGATGTGAATCACATCCAGAAATAGCTAAG GTGGTTGGATTTTTTAATTTTGCTTGCACATCTGAGGAGGTCAACAATCTTGCCCATGCACTAATCCTAAAAGGAACCATGGACAATGTCATATTTCCTGCCATGGATGATTTGATTCATGCAATATGTGGCATTGCTAAGAACACTGCTCATATTTCTATTCTCTCTTCCACTCATGGACAG CCTGTTGCGTTTACAACTTTGGGGAAAGAAATGGCAAGTTTTGCTGTGAGATTAAGCAGAGAACGGAAAGAGATTTCGCAGCTGGAGCTAATGGGGAATCTCGGAGGTGAGGTTGGAAATTACAGTGCTTATCATGTTGCATATCCTGGTATTAATTGGCCTCAAGTTGCTGAACAGTTTGTAACATCTCTGGGTTTGAGTTTTAATCCCTATGTTACCCGGATCAGAGCTTATGATTATGTGGCAGAACTTGTTCATGGCGTTAGCCAGTTCAACAAGATATTGACGGACTTTGATGGAGACGTAGAAGGCTACATGTCTATGGGTTGTTTTAAGCAAATAAACAAGACTAGTGAAGGCATTAACATTGGTGCGGCCAGTGGCAATCTGTGTTCCCTGAGCAGGAAGCTACCTATTTCAACTCTTTTGAGGAACATGGGGTCAAGATTAGAGCATTCTCTTGTCACCTACAAAAACACACTCGATCTAATATCAAGACTCGAGGTGGTCGATATAGATTGCCCGATTGAGGACTACTTGAACCTCTATTCCGGAGCTCTCGTTAAAGAGTTAGAGACGGTAGTGCAAAGATATGGTGTCCCCAAGCCCTATGAAAAATTTAAGGAACTAACCGGAGGACGAGCAGTCGTTACCAAGGAAAGTATACTGGATTTTATTCAACGCTTGGAAGTACCTAACGAAGCAAAAACCATTCTACTCAAGTTAACACGATGTAGCTACGTCGGAGCCGCTTCGGAATTGGCCAGAACAGTAGACATCGCCGTGAATTCTTAA
- the LOC133745007 gene encoding beta-amylase 3, chloroplastic-like yields MSTISIIHSPSTLTRFPCIFRTKPHPIIHHQRFTTRSAAGRRQLNLSEQSSSTASPVYVTLPLAELNVYADPVGTVGRREFTVESLGMLAEAGVEGVVMDVWWALVERDQPRVYHWEPFLEMAELVQRSGLKIRVVLAFHEGYPHTQSWVSLPLWILEEFYKNRDLVCAERHGWHKEEYISLGCDTLPVLRGRSPLEAYADFMRSFRDNFRPFLGLVITGIQVGMGPEGELRYPSSDSQDLLLGRAGKFHCYDKYMVASLKEHAREVGMPEWGNVYRVAEQLQFAENGNDSWNTPYGAFLLEWYSGMLLMHGERICEQAEAIFSGTNVIMSAKLAGHYCHYLTQSHVSELTAGYYNTSTRDGYLPFARMFARHGFALCCSCFDLKDEMERYPTSSPEGLLKQMLSAARVCGIPVEGETSASFCNGRLISLKQVVTMSKHYLSGLENPSFSFKLRANKEQLFNSPKYWAMFTDFVSQMSNACQ; encoded by the exons ATGTCGACCATTTCCATTATACACTCCCCATCAACGTTAACTCGATTCCCTTGTATCTTTCGCACGAAACCTCACCCCATAATTCATCATCAACGATTCACCACCCGCTCTGCCGCTGGTCGTCGGCAGCTCAACCTATCAGAGcaatcttcctccaccgccTCGCCAGTGTACGTCACGCTACCTTTAGCTGAGCTCAATGTCTACGCGGACCCGGTGGGCACCGTGGGCAGGCGCGAGTTCACGGTTGAGTCACTTGGGATGCTTGCAGAAGCAGGAGTTGAAGGCGTGGTCATGGATGTGTGGTGGGCCCTGGTAGAGAGGGATCAGCCTAGGGTTTATCATTGGGAACCCTTTTTGGAGATGGCCGAGCTGGTTCAGCGCAGCGGATTAAAGATTCGGGTCGTGCTTGCGTTTCACGAGGGTTATCCTCATACTCAAAGTT GGGTTAGCCTTCCTCTATGGATACTTGAAGAGTTCTATAAAAATCGTGATTTGGTATGTGCTGAAAGACATGGATGGCATAAAGAAGAATACATTTCGCTCGGGTGTGATACCCTTCCTGTTTTACGGGGGCGTTCACCACTCGAAGCATATGCAGATTTCATGAGGAGCTTCAGAGACAATTTCAGACCTTTTCTAGGTCTTGTTATAACA GGAATTCAAGTTGGTATGGGCCCTGAAGGTGAATTAAGATATCCTTCTTCTGATTCCCAGGATTTGTTATTGGGTCGTGCTGGAAAGTTTCATTGCTATGATAAG TATATGGTTGCGTCTCTCAAAGAACACGCCAGAGAGGTCGGAATGCCTGAATGGGGAAATGTGTATCGTGTTGCAGAACAATTGCAATTTGCCGAAAATGGTAATGATTCTTGGAATACGCCGTACGGTGCATTTTTGCTTGAATGGTACTCTGGAATGTTGCTTATGCACGGAGAAAGGATATGCGAGCAAGCTGAGGCCATTTTCTCGGGAACAAATGTTATTATGTCAGCAAAACTAGCAGGGCACTATTGCCATTACCTCACTCAGTCTCATGTTTCGGAGCTGACTGCTGGCTATTACAACACTTCAACAAGAGATGGATACTTGCCGTTTGCTCGCATGTTTGCTAG GCATGGGTTTGCGTTATGCTGCTCCTGTTTTGACTTGAAAGATGAGATGGAAAGGTATCCCACCAGTAGTccagaaggtcttctcaaacaGATGCTCTCGGCTGCTAGGGTTTGTGGTATTCCCGTGGAAGGTGAAACTTCTGCATCCTTTTGCAATGGGAGACTAATATCGTTGAAACAAGTGGTAACAATGTCCAAGCATTACTTATCTGGACTGGAAAACCCCTCCTTCTCATTCAAGCTCAGGGCCAACAAGGAGCAGTTGTTTAATTCACCTAAATATTGGGCTATGTTTACTGATTTTGTCAGCCAAATGTCTAATGCATGTCAATGA